A genome region from Panicum virgatum strain AP13 chromosome 4K, P.virgatum_v5, whole genome shotgun sequence includes the following:
- the LOC120704170 gene encoding DPH4 homolog, with translation MVLGSNISIQKTLYEVLSVNEDATYDEIRAAYKSAALNTHPDKAHTTLESSVPSGEQQEFLSVQKAWEILRHPASRADYDKQLQSSRQNIEIIASEIEVGDMIIESTADTVELLYPCRCGDYFSITSCELCEMGILVSGDGEVEQQASNSASASVVLGCGSCSLKVRLVINETS, from the coding sequence ATGGTTCTAGGCAGCAACATTTCCATCCAGAAAACTTTATATGAGGTTTTATCTGTGAATGAAGATGCTACATATGACGAAATCCGTGCAGCATACAAGTCTGCTGCTCTGAACACACATCCTGACAAAGCACATACAACTCTTGAGTCATCTGTGCCTTCCGGTGAGCAGCAAGAATTTCTGAGCGTGCAGAAAGCTTGGGAAATCCTACGTCATCCTGCATCTAGAGCAGACTATGATAAGCAGCTGCAATCATCCAGACAAAACATTGAGATCATTGCATCTGAAATCGAAGTCGGGGATATGATCATCGAGAGCACTGCTGATACTGTAGAGCTGTTGTACCCATGCAGGTGCGGCGATTATTTTTCCATCACTTCATGTGAGCTTTGCGAGATGGGAATTTTGGTCAGTGGAGATGGAGAAGTAGAACAGCAGGCGTCTAATTCTGCATCAGCTTCTGTTGTTCTGGGCTGTGGCTCTTGTTCTCTTAAAGTACGTTTGGTTATAAATGAAACTTCATAA